The Thermosipho affectus DNA window TTAAAAAGATTTATTGTAGGTGGATTTGAAAGGATATATGAAATTGGTAAAAATTTTCGTAATGAAGGGTTATCGTATAAACATCATCCTGAGTTTACTTCAATTGAAGTTTATCAGGCTTATGCTGATTATGAAGATATGATGAATCTTACAGAGGAATTATTTGTTTTTATAGTTGAAAGGATATTTGGAACCACAAAGATAAGATATCAAGATATTGAGCTTGATTTTTCCAGACCTTGGAGAAGGGTGAAGATGAGAGATTTTATTAGAGAACATTTAAACGTAGATATATTAGAAGATTCTACAGATAAAATGATTGAAGTTTTAAAAGCACGTGAAGTAGAAGTGGAAATAAAAGACAGGGGACATATAATAGAGAAACTTTGGGATCTTGTCGAAGATAAAGTTGTTCAACCTACATTTTTATTGGAACATCCAGTTGAAATTTCACCACTTGCAAAAAAGCATAGAGAAGATCCACGTGTTACAGAAAGGTTTGAGTTAATAATCTTTGGAAGGGAAATGGCAAATGCATTTAGTGAGTTGAACGATCCAGTTGATCAATATGAAAGATTTTTAAAGCAAGTTGAGTTAAGAGAAGCAGGAGACGAAGAAGCTCAAATGATGGATAAAGATTTTGTAAGGGCACTTGAGTATGGAATGCCACCTACTGGTGGATTGGGAATAGGAATAGACAGACTTGTAATGTTGTTGACTAATTCACCTACAATTAGAGATGTTATAGCTTTCCCACTTGTTAGACCAAAATCTTTTGAAGAAGAAGAGCTAGATATAGAAGGGGGTTCGCAAGAATGAGAAAATGGTTTGAAAAGGCACACGGTGTAATTATTTGGACTATTGCTATTGCTTTTGTGGCTGGTATAGTAATTTGGTCTTTAACCTCTTATTTTTCTGCAAGGAAAAGTAAAATTGAATATTCTTTGAGTGATTCAGTAGCATTTTTAACAAAAGATGGAACAGCTTTAAATTCGGATTATTGGATTTTTCCATGGGATTTAGAAAAGTCATATAGTCAAGCATTATCTTACTACAAATTGACTGATGTTGATCCAGTTTTTGAAGAACCAATGTTAAAAACATCACTTTTGAATGACTTAATAGATACAAAAGTGGTGCTTTATTATGCGGAAATTAGCAATATTAGACCAAGTAAAAGCGAAATTAAAGATGAACTTGAAAAACAAGTAAGTAAGATAAAGGAAAATGAAAACCTTTTGAAATATGTTGAACAAAATTTTGGTGGTTTGGAAAATTACAAAAAATCTATAGAAGCTGATATTATTAAGTATTTAACTATTTCAAAAGTTAAAAATAAAATTGCCAAAATTGATGAGAAACAAATGGAAGAATACTATGAAAGTCACAAAGAGGAATTAATGAATAAGTATGATTCTGCAAATGTTGATTTTGTAAGTTTTTCAACCCAAGCTAGTGCAAATAATTTTATTACAAAAGCACTTATAGATGGTTTTGAAAAAGCTGCAACAGATCTGAATGTTTCTATTCAAAAGTATCCAAACCTTAAGAGGGGAATTTTGGACAAAAAATTTGAAGAAACGATTTTTTCTACACCAAATACTGTAGTAGGTCCAGTTCCTTTGGGGAGTAATTTTTTTGTATTTTATGTAAATGATTTAACTAATGTAGATACATTTGAAAAATTTTCGCTTTCGCAAGGTTATCAAGATGTTTTAAATCAGCTTCAGGGTGAAAAGTTTAGAAATGAGATTGAAAAGTTCAAAAAGGATAATAACGTTGGGGTTGTTATAAATAACGAAGTTTATAGGGTATGGAACGAAGTTTTAACAAAATCAGGAACTGATTTATTGAATGTGTATAAGAATTTGAATGGTATGGTATTTGATTTTAATTCAAACATGGTAAAAGAAGATGTTCCTGTTGAGATAAAAGCTGCATTTGTGACTTTGGTTGATAAGATGATAAAAGATGCGTCATTTACTAATAGTGAAATTATTGATGATGCTAAAAAAGAGTCAGATATTGTTTTGAAGAGTGTTTATAAAGATTATCCTGAATCATTTATTGCAACAAAAAAGATGAAAGAACAATATCCAGATAGAAAAGATGTATTGTTTAATTATTATACAAAGTTGTATTCTAAGATTAAACCGTATATAGAATATGGAATGCTTCAAAATGTTATGAATGATTTTATTGATTTATACGGTGGTTTGACAACTTTATCTGAAGCAACGGATATTTCATTAAATCAGAAAGCAGAAGTTCTTTATAATTTGTATGAAATAAATAAGATGCTTAAGGATGCGACAACTGCTAAGCAGTATCTTGAAAAATTAAAAGAAGCAACACCTACATATATGGATTTTGATGCGGCATTTAACGAACTTAATTTTATGAAAAACGCAACAAGCACTAATTAAGTAAAAAGAAATAAAAATCAAGTTCAAGCCCATTAATGGGCTTGAATTTTTTAGCACAACGAACTATTTATGGTATAATTTTTCAAGGGGTGATATTTTGCGGTTAGATAAATTTTTAAAGGAAACACGTATAATTAAAAGACGAACAATAGCACAGCAGCTTGCAAAAAATGGAAAGATTATTAGAAATAATATAGCATTAAAACCGGCCTCTGAGATAAGAAGTGGTGATGAACTTGAACTTTTTCTAAGGAGTAGGTTTTTAAAAATTAAAGTCTTAAGTGAGAAAGAATATGAAGTAATTGAAGAAAAAAAGATTTGGGGGGATGAAATATGAGAAATATTGTAGAAAATCACGTAGAAGAAATGCTTGAGTTTTTAAGGTATGATAAGTCTCAATGGGGAAATATATGGGAAAAATTAAAATCCAAATTTTCAATTCTAGGAGAAATTGAAAAGAGTTTAGGTACTCCAAATTTTGATAAATTAGAAAGGAGAAATTTTGATAAATTTTTGTATGATTATAGAGAACTGGTGGGGAAGGATTCAATTGCAAAAAGAATCAGGCAACACTCAAAAGAATTAGATTTAAAAAGAGAAGATTTTATAACATTTTTGGGAGTTTTTCCAAAAAGTGTGGATTGGATTGTTGTAGAAGAAAATGAAAAAAAAGTTGTATTTGAAAATTTGTATTCATTATGGGAAAAAGGAGAACTTAATAAAGTTTCCGAAGCTGTGTTTCAATCTATTGTACATTTTAGAAAAGGAGAGTTAATGGGAAATTTTTACAATAAAGAGAAAATTTTTGAAGAAATAAATGAATTTTTGGCAAAAAAAGAAAAAGATAAGAGTTTTATGAAGTGCATTTGCGAAATTTTATATGAAAAAGTTCCATATTATGATTGGGTGGGATTTTATATGATAAATGATGAGGGGGTTTTAGAGTTAGGTGATTTTGTAGGTGAACCTACAGAACATGTAAAAATAAAAATTGGAGAGGGAATATGTGGTCAGGCAGCCGATTTGAAAAAAACATTTATAGTTCAGAATGTTTTAAAAGAGACAAATTATTTGTCATGTAGTCCAAAGGTGAAAAGCGAAATTGTAGTTCCTATATTTAAAAATAAAGAGGTTATTGGTGAGATAGATATAGATAGTCATTATGTTTCACCGTTTGATGAAAGGGATAAAAAATTTTTAGAGGGAATATGTAGTATGGTTTCAGATTATCTTGATAAATAATGGAGGAGAAAATATATGAAGCAGCTTTTAAGGCTCCTAAAATATGCAAAGCCATACATGGCTTTATTTATAATAGCTATTTTGGTTGTTATTTCTCTCACCTTTGTTACTTTGTTACCTCCACAAATTGTAAGAAGTGCTGTAAACAACTACATTACAAATGATGGCTTACCTACATCAGAAAGGTTTTCTGGTATTTTTAAAATGGCAGTGTATTTTATTATTTCTACATCTTTAATATTTGTTTTTGAATATATTTCAATTTTGATTACCACTTACCTTGGCGGAAAAATAGTTTATGACATAAGACGAGATTTGTTTCGTCATGTTTTAAAACTTCCTATGTCTTTTTTTGACAAACATCCAAGTGGTCAGATTACGACACGAATAGCAAATGATACTCAAAATGTTATGGAATTTTTTACATCTGTGGTTACAAGTGTATTTAATGATTTATTTTTGCTAACAGGAGTAATTATAATGATGTTAAGTGTAAGTAAGAATTTATTTTTAAATATTTCTTTCGTTTTTCCTGTCTTGATAGTTGCAATGCTTTTATTTAGATATTTTGATTTAAAGGCGTATAGAACTGTTAGAACGAGTATATCCAAAGTTAATGCTTATTTGGCAGAACATATTGCTGGGATGCCAGTTGTCAAATTATTTAATGCTGAAGATTTTGAAAGAAAAGAATTTGATAAGGTTAATAAGGATTTGTACAATGCTAGGATAAAACAGATGTATGTTTTTGCTATTTTTAGACCTACCGTTAGTACTTTATATAGGTTGGCAATTGCTGCGATAATTTGGATGGGAGCAAAGTATATTATTTTAAGAACTTTAAATTTTGGCGATTTATACGCGTTTATTGCTTATTTAGAATTGTTTATGAAACCACTTGAAGATTTATCCGAAAAGTACGATATTATTCAAAATACGGTAGCAAGTGCTGAAAAGATATTTACGTTGATGGATGAAGAGGAAGAACATTTTGGCGCTGAGAATGGTAAAAGGGAAATTGAAAAAGGTGTAGTTGAATTTAAAAATGTTTGGTTTAGATACAATGAAGAAAGGTGGATACTAAAAGATATAAATTTAAAATTTGAACCTGGAAAATTAATAGCTGTAGTTGGAGAAACTGGTGCGGGAAAAACTTCAATAATGAACTTAGTTAATGGGATGTATAGACTGCAAAAAGGTAAAATATTAATTGATAATTTAGAACTTGAAAAGTATAATATTCATTATTTACGTAAGAATATTTCTGCGGTTCCACAGGATGTAGTATTGTTTTCGGGGAGTTTACTTGATAATGTGAGACTTTTTCATAAAGAAATATCTGAGGAAGAAGTTATTGAAGCTTTAAAAAAGGTGTATGTCTGGGATTTAATAGAAAGATTACCCAAGGGATTAAAAACAGAAATAATTGAAAGAGGAAAAGGAATTTCTGCGGGTGAAAGACAACTAATTGCACTAGCACGTTCTGTATTGTTTGATGCTAAAATATTTATACTTGATGAAGCAACAAGCAATATTGATGTGCAAACTGAAGAAAGGATACAAAAAGCTGTTAGAAAATTATCGAAAGAAAAAACAGTCGTTATGATCGCGCATAGGCTTGCGACAGTTGTAAGTGCAGATGTTATATTCGTAATACATGATGGTAAAGTAGTGGAAAAAGGA harbors:
- the lysS gene encoding lysine--tRNA ligase; this translates as MLKEFREQRIKEINQLRTEGVNPYPNKFDKTHTSEMIKKEFGDLKPGEVKENAFVSTAGRIMSLRKHGKSAFFHIKDFYGRIQAYIRKDIVGDKLYNFFTEYISIGDIVGVKGSVFKSKTGEITILVKEIELLNKPLRPMPEKWHGIKDKELLYRQRYVDMIANDETLNRFRIRFEVIKLIREFLNSKGFIEVETPILEYVTGGASARPFVTHLNVFDIDMYMRIATELYLKRFIVGGFERIYEIGKNFRNEGLSYKHHPEFTSIEVYQAYADYEDMMNLTEELFVFIVERIFGTTKIRYQDIELDFSRPWRRVKMRDFIREHLNVDILEDSTDKMIEVLKAREVEVEIKDRGHIIEKLWDLVEDKVVQPTFLLEHPVEISPLAKKHREDPRVTERFELIIFGREMANAFSELNDPVDQYERFLKQVELREAGDEEAQMMDKDFVRALEYGMPPTGGLGIGIDRLVMLLTNSPTIRDVIAFPLVRPKSFEEEELDIEGGSQE
- a CDS encoding peptidyl-prolyl cis-trans isomerase, which produces MRKWFEKAHGVIIWTIAIAFVAGIVIWSLTSYFSARKSKIEYSLSDSVAFLTKDGTALNSDYWIFPWDLEKSYSQALSYYKLTDVDPVFEEPMLKTSLLNDLIDTKVVLYYAEISNIRPSKSEIKDELEKQVSKIKENENLLKYVEQNFGGLENYKKSIEADIIKYLTISKVKNKIAKIDEKQMEEYYESHKEELMNKYDSANVDFVSFSTQASANNFITKALIDGFEKAATDLNVSIQKYPNLKRGILDKKFEETIFSTPNTVVGPVPLGSNFFVFYVNDLTNVDTFEKFSLSQGYQDVLNQLQGEKFRNEIEKFKKDNNVGVVINNEVYRVWNEVLTKSGTDLLNVYKNLNGMVFDFNSNMVKEDVPVEIKAAFVTLVDKMIKDASFTNSEIIDDAKKESDIVLKSVYKDYPESFIATKKMKEQYPDRKDVLFNYYTKLYSKIKPYIEYGMLQNVMNDFIDLYGGLTTLSEATDISLNQKAEVLYNLYEINKMLKDATTAKQYLEKLKEATPTYMDFDAAFNELNFMKNATSTN
- a CDS encoding S4 domain-containing protein, with protein sequence MRLDKFLKETRIIKRRTIAQQLAKNGKIIRNNIALKPASEIRSGDELELFLRSRFLKIKVLSEKEYEVIEEKKIWGDEI
- a CDS encoding GAF domain-containing protein, coding for MRNIVENHVEEMLEFLRYDKSQWGNIWEKLKSKFSILGEIEKSLGTPNFDKLERRNFDKFLYDYRELVGKDSIAKRIRQHSKELDLKREDFITFLGVFPKSVDWIVVEENEKKVVFENLYSLWEKGELNKVSEAVFQSIVHFRKGELMGNFYNKEKIFEEINEFLAKKEKDKSFMKCICEILYEKVPYYDWVGFYMINDEGVLELGDFVGEPTEHVKIKIGEGICGQAADLKKTFIVQNVLKETNYLSCSPKVKSEIVVPIFKNKEVIGEIDIDSHYVSPFDERDKKFLEGICSMVSDYLDK
- a CDS encoding ABC transporter ATP-binding protein, which gives rise to MKQLLRLLKYAKPYMALFIIAILVVISLTFVTLLPPQIVRSAVNNYITNDGLPTSERFSGIFKMAVYFIISTSLIFVFEYISILITTYLGGKIVYDIRRDLFRHVLKLPMSFFDKHPSGQITTRIANDTQNVMEFFTSVVTSVFNDLFLLTGVIIMMLSVSKNLFLNISFVFPVLIVAMLLFRYFDLKAYRTVRTSISKVNAYLAEHIAGMPVVKLFNAEDFERKEFDKVNKDLYNARIKQMYVFAIFRPTVSTLYRLAIAAIIWMGAKYIILRTLNFGDLYAFIAYLELFMKPLEDLSEKYDIIQNTVASAEKIFTLMDEEEEHFGAENGKREIEKGVVEFKNVWFRYNEERWILKDINLKFEPGKLIAVVGETGAGKTSIMNLVNGMYRLQKGKILIDNLELEKYNIHYLRKNISAVPQDVVLFSGSLLDNVRLFHKEISEEEVIEALKKVYVWDLIERLPKGLKTEIIERGKGISAGERQLIALARSVLFDAKIFILDEATSNIDVQTEERIQKAVRKLSKEKTVVMIAHRLATVVSADVIFVIHDGKVVEKGTHKELMKKKGMYYKLYEVQFKK